One Gossypium hirsutum isolate 1008001.06 chromosome A11, Gossypium_hirsutum_v2.1, whole genome shotgun sequence genomic window carries:
- the LOC121209997 gene encoding uncharacterized protein yields MQVQPPLLEKETTMLFINTLKAPFITHMIESTTKSFADIVMVGEMIENTIKGGKIEGEATKRLAPRRKDSEVNNTSTFNTKAITVGQSKIAAVEQQSSQRQESGTRQNSERMQFTFIPVTYRELYQSLYDAHAISPFHLKPLQPPYPKWYDANVKCEYHTGIPGHSIKNCTDFNKAVERLIKMGVVKFDNTPNTKNPLPNHNDQGVNAIGEASKRRMKENIADVRMPMTVIWEELVKRGTLTSKNERRETRNYGEFHEKEGHDVQDCEEFKALVQGFIDNKEIQIFEGSSCEKQVCVLENEQKGTSWTKIIISLPRNNEVGAQTLPKVIIHKPMPFPYKDSKRVPWSYDYNVTVPKEESIASTSKDVQVEGCYTWSGKQYDTVGVREEPKKTKNVSAEMEKEAEVLVKEPLRRQLARISVLALLLSSEVHRDALMNVLNETYVTHDISVNKLDRLVNNISADNFIHFNDDEIPPEAFISEGSELPVPKIARATRMALQMMVGKGALPGRGLGKYLQGGTQIPELKEKRDHFGLGFKPDYKQRRKEVEKRQ; encoded by the exons atgcaagttcaaccaccgtTGTTGGAGAAAGAGACTACTATGTTGTTCATCAACACTCTAAAGGctccattcatcactcacatgattgaGAGCACCACTAAAAGCTTTGCGGATATAGTCATGGTGGGAGAGATGATCGAGAATACCATAAAGGGTGGTAAAATCGAGGGGGAAGCGACCAAAAGATTGGCCCCAAGGAGAAAGGATAGTGAAGTGAATAACACAAGCACCTTCAACACGAAggcaatcacagttggtcaaTCTAAAATAGCTGCGGTTGAGCAACAGAGTTCTCAAAGGCAGGAGTCGGGTACAAGGCAGAATTCTGAAAGGATGCAGTTCACCTTCATCCCcgtgacgtatcgtgagctttatcaaagcttatacgatgcacatgctaTTTCTCCTTTTCACTTAAAACCACTGCAgcccccatatcccaaatggtatgacgcgaACGTTAAATGCGAATACCATACTGGAATACCAGGGCATTCGATCAAAAACTGTACCGATTTTAATAAGGCTGTAGAGAGGCTTATTAAGATGGGGGTAGTGAAGTTCGACAATACCCCTAATACTAAAAACCCATTGCCAAATCATAAcgatcaaggagtgaatgccattggCGAAGCTAGTAAGAGGAGAATGAAGGAAAATATTGCTGATGTGAGGATGCCTATGACGGTGATTTGGGAGGAGCTGGTGAAGAGAGGTACATTAACCTCTAAAAATGAGAGAAGAGAAACAAGGAACTATGGTGAGTTTCATGAGAAAGAAGGACATGACGTTCAAGATTGTGAAGAATTCAAGGCCTTGGTACAAGGCTTTATAGACAACAAAGAGATACAAATTTTTGAAGGTAGCTCTTGTGAAAAACAAGTATGTGTGTTGGAGAATGAACAGAAAGGAACTAGCTGGACAAAGATTATTATTTCCTTGCCAAGGAATAATGAAGTGGGGGCACAAACGTTGCCTAAGGTTATTATCCATAAGCCTATGCCTTTCCCTTATAAAGATAGCAAGAGGGTACCATGGAGTTATGACTACAATGTGACAGTGCCGAAAGAAGAGAGTATAGCCAGTACGTCTAAGGATGTACAAGTTGAGGGTTGCTATACATGGAGTGGGAAGCAATATGATACGGTAGGCGTCAGAGAGGAGCCAAAAAAAACAAAGAATGTTAGTGCGGAGATGGAGAAAGAGGCTGAAGTGCTTGTCAAGGAGCCA ttgcgtaGGCAGCTGGCTCGCATATCAGTATTGGCTTTACTTCTGAGTTCTGAGGTACATCGGGATGCATTAATGAATGTGCTcaacgaaacatatgtcacccatgacatatcTGTTAACAAGCTGGACCGGTTGGTGAATAACATAAGTGCGGATAATTTCATCcactttaatgatgatgaaataccaccggAAG CCTTCATTTCAGAAGGGAGTGAGCTACCGGTGCCAAAGATAGCAAGAGCCACGAGGATGGCTCTACAAATGATGGTGGGAAAAGGAGCCTTACCAGGAAGAGGGTTAGGAAAATACCTGCAAGGAGGGACTCAAATCCCAGAACTAAAAGAGAAGAGAGACCACTTTGGTCTGGGCTTCAAGCCAGACTATAAGCAAAGGAGGAAGGAAGTTGAGAAGCGCCAATAG